A section of the Methanococcus vannielii SB genome encodes:
- a CDS encoding phosphoribosyltransferase → MNNSLINRIINGNNYLLVSDYYNLDEYYDIEFSDLRLKTIISEFKHCKYQKEAANLVSRVLIERYEDNINKYCFVTVPCSNRLKTEKKYNGFSKIVSSITGMENGHDFIIRYKDSKPKYGFGFESLTYYSIELDIKKINNKKIVLFDDFICSGNTVNYIKKRLSWFCKDLNFVFLEKKV, encoded by the coding sequence ATGAACAATTCATTAATTAATCGGATAATAAATGGGAATAATTATTTATTAGTTTCTGATTATTACAATTTAGATGAATATTACGACATTGAATTTTCAGATTTAAGACTAAAGACAATTATTTCTGAATTTAAACATTGTAAATATCAAAAAGAAGCTGCTAACCTTGTTTCACGAGTATTAATTGAACGCTACGAAGATAATATTAATAAATACTGTTTTGTAACAGTTCCTTGTTCAAACCGGTTAAAAACTGAAAAAAAATATAATGGATTTTCTAAAATAGTTTCTTCAATTACTGGAATGGAAAACGGGCACGATTTTATAATTCGATATAAAGATTCAAAACCAAAATATGGGTTTGGTTTTGAATCTTTAACTTACTATTCAATTGAATTAGATATTAAAAAAATTAACAACAAAAAAATAGTTTTATTTGATGACTTTATTTGTTCTGGAAATACAGTCAACTACATTAAAAAAAGATTAAGTTGGTTTTGTAAAGATTTAAACTTTGTATTTTTAGAAAAAAAAGTTTAA